ACGCGTCCTCGAGCGGGCCGGCGCGTACGTCGGACACGCCCGGCTGTGCAGCGAGCCAGTCGAGGAGCGCGTCCCGCTGGGCCGGCGAAACCGTCCCACGCTCCGCGAGAGACGAGACGTACACGTCCCAGCACGTCCCGGTCCCGCCGCCGATTGCGAGGCCGAGCGCCTCGATCTGCGCGATGGCGGCATCCCAGAAGTCAAGCTGCTCGTCGTCGGACCAGTCCGCGGGCGTGCAAAACCCCAGTTCGAACCCGAGCTCCTGAAATTCGCCGAGGCGATACTTCTTCCGCTGACGCTTGTTCACGCGAGGTATCCAGGCCGTAAGAGTTTGGTGGTCGGCATAACGCTGGAGTTCAGCTGCGAGGGCGCGAGCGTGAATTATGCGGCCGCGAGGAGCGCTGCGCGCCCTCGCCAGCTGCAACGATTCGTTAGCCGGCCCTCGAGGGTGCGTCGGGCTCGCGAAGCACAGCACCCCGGCGCACCTCCTCCAGCAATTGGCGTTGGGCGGTGGCGTTCGCGTCGAACGCCACCCTCTGCGCCTCGGTGGCGAGCAGCGCCCGGAGCTTGACGTTGCGCTCGACCATCGAGCGGAGATCGCGCTCCCAACCATCTTCTCCCGGGGCCGGCGGCTCGCTCCGCGCGAGCACATCGGCGCGGATGACTGCCTCCGCGCCCTCCCGCTCGGCGTCGCTCAACGCCACGCCGCGGAAGAGCGCAGCGAGCGCGAAGTCGACCTGCTGGTCCGGCGTCGCCCGAATCTCGAGTATCGGGGACATGGCGTTTCCTCCCAGAGTCTCTGTGAGCTTGCGCGTCCGGCTAACGCCGGAGTTAAGCTGCAAACGCGCGGGGTTGGGACTATGGATGCGGTTGGAGCGGTGCGCGCGTTTGTCAGCTTCAACGACTCGTTAGGCATCAGCGCGCCGGCGGGCGCCAGGCGTCTAGGTCCTGTCGGTGATGGAGGCACGCGAGCACAACGATCTCGGCGCTCGTGACCCGGTACACGACGCTGTACGGGAACCGTCGGAGGAGGGCGCGCCGATCGCCGCTGCTGTCCGCGATCGCCTGGTACATCTCTGGGCGCTCGACAATGTGGGTCATCGTCGCGTCGAGGTCCGCTAGGAACCGGCGCCCCAATCCCGCCACGCGGGCCTCATACCACCCACGGGCCTCCCGAATCTCGGCCCGGGCGCCCGGCCGGAAGACCAGGCGCCGGCGCGGGCTCACCCCTCCCGCCCGGCAGCGCGCTCGGCGGCCGCCCGCTCGTCGGCCTCCTGGTCGGCGAATAGCTCCGCGCGGACGACGTCCCACGGGACCGCGCTCCCCGGGTCGCGCTCCTGCTCGGCGCGCCGCTCGGCGACAAGCGCGAGCTGCGCCGGCGTGAGCGGGAGCAGGTCGGGACGGGCCGCGAGCGAGGCCCAGAGCTCCTCGATGAGCTCGAGCCGCTCAGCCACGGTCAGCTGGGCGATGTCGAAGGCGGGGCGGACCATGGCCGAAATCTGCTCCCCGGCGCTCCGGCAAGCAACTCGGCAGCGGGAGACGGCGCAGGCAGTGACGCGCGCGGAACGCCGATACCTGCGATGATGCCTAACGCTGGAGCTAAGCTGCGAAGGCGCGAGGCTGGAGCCATGCGCCGGGTCGGGACGATGCGCGCCTTCGTCAGCTTCAGCGATTCGTTAGACAACGGCCTCGGTGATGTCAGCGAGGCGGCGGTCCGGGAGTCCACTCACTGAGGTCTCGCGGCGCCTGCGCTCCTCGCAGCAGGTCCCAGTCCGACCACCCGGTGACCTGGTCGCCCATGTCGCTCGCGGCTGCCTCGGGTGAGTGGTACGAGCCAAGCGGCATCTCGTCCCCGACACCGAGCCACCACCGGCCATCGCTGTTCGGCTGCGGCCGAATCCAGAACACGCCAACGGGTGTGCGATAGTGCCAGATGGTCGTCATTCGAAGATGGGTGTCGTTGTCTAACGCTAGAGTTCAGCTGCGGAGCCGCAGGGTTGGAGCCGGGCTGCCGGGTCGGGATGTTGCGCGGCTCCGCCAGCTGCAACGATTCGTTAGGCGACGGCCAGCGTGTAGCCCGGATGCCACCCCTAAACCGACTCACACGGCCGCTCGCGGGCGGCGCGCGCCCATGCGACCCTCGATAGGCCAGACTCGCGGCGTAACCGCGCCTGGGCACGCCGGATCGCGGTCGAGGAGACATGCTCGCACAGCACCAACTCCCACGTGTCGCCGGTGACCCGATTGACCGCGTAGAACCCGCGGTTCACGCTCGTCCCGCCCGACGTCTCCGGCACGATGAGCTGGTAGGCCACGAACCACTCGGGGTAGCCGATCGACGGCGCCCCGGCCAGCGCCTGCGGCTCGCAGACCAGCCGCGGGAGGGAGACGGGGCGCCCGTTCACCGAACGGGCCAGCGTACATGCCTCCGCCTCGCTCAGCCGCCGATGGCTCACGGACTGCGCGGTGACAGTCGGCACGTACGTCCAACTTGTCGCCACAAGGATCAAGGAGAGGGCCAGGGAGATTTTCATTGCGTGACCGTGGACGCGTGTCGTCGCCTAACGCTGGAGTTCAGCTGCGGAGGCGCAGGGCTGGAGCTGTGAATCCGGAGGAGCGCTGCGCGCCTCCGTCAGCTGCAACGAATCGTTAGGCGGCTCGGGAGACCCGGGCGGGCGCCGCGCCGCCCTAGCGCACGTCGACCGTGTCTGAGACTACACGCGACGCAAACGTGTGCCGGAACGTGACGACCGCCCGTCCTCGCGCCACCGTGCGCAAACGGAAGCGCTGCGTCGGCCCGCCGGGCAGCGCGCCTACGTACGACATCTCGACGAACTCCAGACTGGGCGAGCTGATCTCGGGTGGGCTGGCGAATTCCCCGGGCCGAACGGTTCCCAGCGTGATCACGACCTCGGTCCCGACGCCGGCCGAGACGCGCCGATTCTCGCCCGACACCGAAACGGGGTCGTCACACCCTCCGACGATCCCCACAAACAGCAGCAGCGCAGCGGCGCCGGCGGGCTGAGGGACACGCGCAACCAGCCTGCCATGTGGGCTGACTCTGCACTTCGACATCGGGACAACCTCGAGGCACGAGCGGGACGGCATCCAAGCGGACCAATGGACGCTATGTCGGCCCAACCAGGCTTGCAAGCCGCCTAACGCTGGAGTTCAGCTGCGGAGGCGCAAACGTGATCTCTGCTGCCGCGACGAGCGCTGCGCGTCTCCGTCGGCTGCAACGATTCGTTCGGCGGCGCTACGGCGCGAAGAACTCGGTGAGGCGCTCCAACACGGCGAGCACCGTCGCGTCGGGCAGCGCGCCGAGCCGCTGCACCAGTCGCTCGCGATCCACGGTCCGGAGCTGATCTACGGCGACGGTGCCCGCCTTATTGCGGAACCGACACGGCACGCGCCACGGGTACGGTTGCCCCGCGGTGGTCATCGGCGCGACGATTACCGTCCGCAGGTGGTGGTTCAACTCGTCCGGCGACACCACGACGCACGGCCGCGTCTTCCGGATCTCGCTCCCGCGCGTCGGGTCGAGCTCGACGAGGTAGACGGCCCCGCGGTCGGCCGCGTGCCGCACCGCCTTTAGCGCCACTCCCACTCCTCGTCGTCGAACCGCGTCGGCGTCGGCGCGTCGAGCAGCGCATCGTCGCCGCGCGCCGCCATCCGCCGCGCCGCCTCCGCCCAGCCGTCGCGCGGCCGCTTCACCGCCTCGATGACGATGCGGCCGGGCTCCGCATGAAGCTCGACGTGCTCAGCGAGCCCCGCCTGGTCCAGGAGGGGCTTCGGGATGCGGATGCCACGCGAGTTACCGACGCGGACGATGCGGGCCTTCATGGCAGCCTGCCGGCGAGAGGGGTGTGCATACATTGTAAGCACTCTCGCCGGTGCCCACCAGGGCGTGAGTCCGCCGAACGCTGGAATTAAGCTGCGAACGCGCGAGCGTGATCTATGCTGCCGCGAGGAGAGCTGCGCGCGTTCGTCAGCTTCAATGACTCGTTAGGCGGCGGTGTCCGGGCGTCGGCGTCACATCTCTGGTGCGGGGCGGAGCGTGTTCGCCGAGAGCGCCGCGATCCGCCAC
The window above is part of the Gemmatirosa kalamazoonensis genome. Proteins encoded here:
- a CDS encoding AbrB/MazE/SpoVT family DNA-binding domain-containing protein gives rise to the protein MKARIVRVGNSRGIRIPKPLLDQAGLAEHVELHAEPGRIVIEAVKRPRDGWAEAARRMAARGDDALLDAPTPTRFDDEEWEWR
- a CDS encoding type II toxin-antitoxin system PemK/MazF family toxin, producing MALKAVRHAADRGAVYLVELDPTRGSEIRKTRPCVVVSPDELNHHLRTVIVAPMTTAGQPYPWRVPCRFRNKAGTVAVDQLRTVDRERLVQRLGALPDATVLAVLERLTEFFAP
- a CDS encoding YggL family protein, translated to MNKRQRKKYRLGEFQELGFELGFCTPADWSDDEQLDFWDAAIAQIEALGLAIGGGTGTCWDVYVSSLAERGTVSPAQRDALLDWLAAQPGVSDVRAGPLEDAWHDGAPVRTPAA
- a CDS encoding addiction module protein, coding for MVRPAFDIAQLTVAERLELIEELWASLAARPDLLPLTPAQLALVAERRAEQERDPGSAVPWDVVRAELFADQEADERAAAERAAGREG
- a CDS encoding type II toxin-antitoxin system RelE/ParE family toxin, which codes for MGRRPRGAIRRPGGRRAGGRRARCRAGGVSPRRRLVFRPGARAEIREARGWYEARVAGLGRRFLADLDATMTHIVERPEMYQAIADSSGDRRALLRRFPYSVVYRVTSAEIVVLACLHHRQDLDAWRPPAR